Proteins found in one Nostoc sp. NIES-3756 genomic segment:
- a CDS encoding MFS transporter: MQPSELDRKVLPLSPNHTKKQHRASDPTAHNHLSAVPQPVPSHKHTPESSPEIPKNEKDWISENHKTDIPNETDKHSPELAKIEVNSNGRVPVTAPPEKIFPTDNSGSDGEDSENMQHQGFFAIFKNPNFLALWGGQVFCQLADKVYLVLMIALINTQFQASDQSISGWVSALMMSFTIPAVLFGSVAGVFVDRWSKKAVLVATNAWRGILVLAIPFLLWLTHDWQPIGVLPVGFLIILAVTFLVSTLTQFFAPAEQAAIPLVVKEQDLLSANSLYTTTMMASVIVGFAVGEPLLALADNIWAQLGGNNGFGKELLVGGSYAIASIILLLLATNEKTHSPDTEFPHVFEDLRDGLRYLKENYRVRNALLQLTILFSVIAALTVLAVRMAEIIPNLKASQFGFLLAAGGVGIAIGATILGQFGQRFSYTQLSLVGCLGMTASLIGLSVFTTQLWLVLLLVTLQGVFGSLIAIPMQTTIQTETLPEMRGKVFGLQNNVINIALSLPLALAGVAETFLGLKAVFLGLAAIVFSGGILTWYNSRD, translated from the coding sequence ATGCAACCGTCTGAATTGGATAGAAAAGTTCTACCCTTATCACCCAACCACACCAAAAAACAGCATAGGGCTTCAGACCCCACAGCACACAATCATCTAAGTGCTGTGCCTCAGCCTGTACCCAGCCACAAACATACTCCAGAGTCTTCACCAGAAATTCCTAAAAACGAGAAAGATTGGATATCGGAAAATCATAAAACTGATATACCCAACGAAACAGACAAGCACTCGCCAGAATTAGCCAAAATTGAAGTTAATAGTAATGGACGAGTACCAGTAACCGCTCCGCCAGAAAAAATCTTCCCAACAGATAACTCTGGTTCTGATGGGGAAGACTCAGAAAATATGCAGCATCAGGGTTTTTTCGCTATATTTAAAAACCCAAATTTCTTGGCTCTTTGGGGTGGTCAAGTGTTTTGTCAACTGGCGGACAAAGTATACTTAGTATTAATGATTGCCCTGATTAATACTCAGTTTCAAGCCAGTGACCAAAGTATTAGCGGTTGGGTATCAGCATTGATGATGTCTTTCACCATCCCCGCTGTGTTGTTTGGTTCTGTGGCTGGTGTATTTGTTGATAGGTGGTCAAAAAAAGCCGTATTGGTAGCCACAAATGCTTGGCGCGGAATTTTAGTTTTAGCGATACCTTTTCTATTGTGGTTAACTCATGATTGGCAACCGATAGGAGTTTTACCTGTAGGTTTTCTCATCATTTTAGCTGTAACTTTTTTGGTGTCAACATTAACTCAATTTTTCGCCCCAGCAGAACAAGCAGCAATTCCTCTGGTAGTCAAAGAACAGGATTTACTTTCGGCTAATTCTCTATATACAACCACGATGATGGCATCGGTGATAGTAGGGTTTGCCGTGGGAGAACCACTACTTGCCTTAGCGGATAATATTTGGGCGCAGCTAGGTGGCAATAATGGTTTTGGTAAGGAACTTTTGGTAGGTGGAAGTTATGCGATCGCTAGTATAATTTTGCTATTATTAGCGACTAACGAAAAAACCCACAGCCCAGATACAGAATTTCCCCACGTCTTTGAGGATTTACGTGATGGGTTACGCTACCTCAAAGAAAATTACCGGGTTCGCAATGCTTTATTACAACTGACAATATTATTTTCTGTTATCGCCGCTTTAACTGTTCTCGCAGTCCGCATGGCAGAAATTATTCCTAACTTAAAAGCTTCTCAATTTGGTTTTTTACTAGCGGCTGGTGGTGTTGGTATTGCTATCGGCGCGACAATTTTGGGTCAGTTTGGGCAACGCTTCTCCTATACTCAATTAAGCCTTGTTGGTTGCTTGGGTATGACAGCATCTTTAATTGGGCTTTCTGTATTTACTACACAGCTATGGTTAGTCCTGCTATTGGTAACGCTACAAGGTGTTTTTGGCTCCCTAATTGCTATACCCATGCAGACAACTATCCAGACGGAAACCTTGCCAGAAATGCGTGGTAAAGTATTTGGTCTGCAAAATAACGTCATTAATATTGCCTTGTCCCTACCCTTAGCATTAGCGGGTGTGGCGGAAACCTTTTTAGGTTTAAAAGCTGTGTTTTTGGGATTAGCGGCGATCGTCTTTTCAGGTGGTATATTGACTTGGTATAACTCTCGTGATTAA
- a CDS encoding glycosyltransferase family 4 protein: MRIAWIGKKSPFCGNVTYSREVTNALLDRGHQVSFLHFAQEEPEPDNWPNFQEVPLPFIYKSQVYTIPTFKATKVLTESLREIKPDVVHASLTLSPLDFFLPEICDQLNLPLIATFHTPFAGKGAKLISGTQLLAYQLYAPFLDNYDRVIVFSQIQRELLASMGVREKNIAVIPNGVDISKYSPGSSNVKAEFKAERLFVYQGRIAPEKNVESLLRAWKQANMDAGSKLLIVGDGPLRATLEPFYGSEYGVIWLGFLASEERRIEILQGADVFILPSLVEGLSLSLLEAMACGLACLATDVGADGEVLEKGAGVVMNTKTVRSQLRTLLPLFQDHPELTTVLGQKARKRVLERYTLSKNITHLEELYQEVLAQQPVKLTWRA; this comes from the coding sequence ATGCGTATAGCCTGGATTGGAAAAAAATCACCCTTTTGTGGCAACGTCACTTACAGCAGAGAAGTCACTAACGCCTTATTAGATAGAGGACATCAAGTAAGCTTCCTCCATTTTGCTCAAGAAGAACCTGAACCTGACAATTGGCCGAACTTCCAAGAAGTTCCCTTACCCTTCATTTACAAGTCGCAGGTTTATACAATTCCTACTTTCAAAGCGACTAAGGTTTTAACTGAGTCACTAAGGGAAATCAAACCAGATGTAGTCCATGCCTCGCTGACTTTATCCCCATTAGACTTTTTTCTACCAGAAATTTGTGACCAGTTAAATTTGCCTCTCATTGCTACATTTCACACCCCATTTGCTGGCAAGGGAGCAAAACTAATATCAGGAACACAGCTTTTAGCCTATCAACTATACGCGCCTTTCTTGGATAACTATGATCGCGTCATTGTATTTTCCCAGATTCAACGCGAACTATTAGCCAGTATGGGTGTACGTGAGAAAAATATTGCTGTCATCCCCAATGGGGTAGATATTAGCAAATACTCTCCAGGGTCTTCTAATGTCAAAGCAGAATTTAAAGCTGAACGCTTGTTTGTTTACCAAGGAAGAATAGCCCCAGAGAAGAATGTAGAATCCCTATTAAGAGCTTGGAAGCAAGCGAATATGGATGCTGGCAGTAAGTTATTAATTGTTGGTGATGGGCCATTGAGAGCCACCCTAGAACCTTTTTATGGTTCTGAGTATGGCGTGATCTGGTTGGGATTTTTAGCTAGTGAAGAGCGCCGGATAGAGATTTTACAAGGTGCGGATGTATTTATTTTACCCTCTTTAGTTGAGGGTTTATCCTTATCTTTACTAGAGGCGATGGCTTGCGGACTCGCTTGTCTAGCAACTGATGTAGGTGCAGATGGAGAAGTTCTAGAGAAAGGCGCTGGAGTAGTAATGAATACTAAGACAGTGCGATCGCAACTACGCACCCTTTTACCGCTATTCCAAGACCATCCAGAGTTAACAACGGTGCTAGGGCAGAAAGCAAGAAAGCGGGTTTTAGAACGCTATACTCTCAGTAAGAATATTACTCATTTGGAAGAACTGTATCAAGAAGTTTTAGCCCAGCAACCTGTAAAACTAACTTGGCGAGCTTAA
- a CDS encoding peptidase, whose translation MGNKTQYPKPNTLKNFITKRLLAVLTLAIGTGLLIILTNLQFSHALTATSAPKPHPLPPILAQWQDQTNSGDYFSQIATTEVGYLVWSQFPVKVHIKQPQTISHQQAQTWVNSVLQTVQEWNNYLPLIVVEQPEIADIIIERKTPPLEFSRENRMPRARSALTRYVLYTSNNVLLHRFTILLSPTQTGDYLLAASRHELGHALGIWGHSSLQTDALYFSQVRNSPPISPRDVNTLKRVYEQPTRLGWSL comes from the coding sequence ATGGGGAATAAAACTCAATACCCAAAGCCTAATACCCTAAAAAATTTCATCACAAAACGTTTACTAGCAGTCCTGACATTAGCTATAGGTACAGGGCTGCTAATTATTTTAACTAACCTGCAATTTAGTCATGCTTTAACAGCAACTTCTGCACCGAAACCCCATCCTTTACCGCCCATACTTGCACAATGGCAAGATCAAACTAATAGTGGTGATTATTTTTCTCAAATTGCCACAACTGAAGTAGGTTATTTAGTGTGGTCACAATTTCCTGTAAAAGTTCATATCAAACAACCACAAACTATTAGCCACCAACAGGCGCAAACATGGGTTAATAGTGTTTTACAGACTGTGCAGGAGTGGAATAATTATTTACCTTTAATAGTTGTAGAACAGCCAGAAATTGCCGATATTATAATCGAACGCAAAACACCGCCTCTGGAGTTCTCCCGCGAAAATAGAATGCCGCGTGCGCGTTCTGCCCTCACTCGCTATGTGTTGTACACCAGTAATAATGTTTTATTACACCGCTTCACTATTTTATTAAGCCCTACCCAGACAGGCGATTATCTTCTTGCAGCTTCCCGCCACGAACTCGGTCACGCCTTAGGAATTTGGGGTCATAGTTCCCTACAAACTGATGCTTTATATTTTTCCCAAGTCCGCAACTCACCTCCGATTTCTCCCAGAGATGTGAATACGTTGAAGCGAGTTTATGAACAGCCGACAAGATTAGGGTGGTCTCTTTGA
- the secG gene encoding preprotein translocase subunit SecG, whose protein sequence is MTVTNIVQAIWALSAVGLIVLVLLHSPKGDGIGAIGGQAQLFSSTKSAENTLNRVTWALTVVFLGLTVVLSAGWLPK, encoded by the coding sequence ATGACTGTGACTAATATCGTGCAAGCTATTTGGGCGCTTTCCGCCGTTGGTCTGATAGTTTTAGTATTACTTCATAGCCCCAAAGGTGATGGTATTGGGGCAATAGGTGGACAAGCCCAGCTATTCAGTAGCACCAAAAGTGCCGAAAATACTTTAAACCGTGTTACCTGGGCATTAACAGTAGTTTTCCTGGGTTTAACAGTAGTTTTAAGCGCCGGCTGGCTACCTAAGTAG
- the gpmI gene encoding 2,3-bisphosphoglycerate-independent phosphoglycerate mutase → MTKAPVAPVVLVILDGWGYCEETRGNAIAASKTPVMESLWAAYPHTLIHTSGKAVGLPEGQMGNSEVGHLNIGAGRVVPQELVRISDAVEDGSILSNSALVKICQEVRSRNGKLHLVGLCSEGGVHSHITHLFGLIDLAKDQRISEVCIHAITDGRDTAPTDGIKAISAIEDYINHVGIGRIVTVSGRYYAMDRDRRWDRVQRAYDVMTQAGAGDGRKAVDVLQTSYAEGVTDEFIAPVRIAPGTIEPGDGVIFFNFRPDRARQLTQSFVSPNFTGFERQQIKPLSFVTFTQYDSDLPVSVAFEPQNLSNILGEVIANHGLKQFRTAETEKYAHVTYFFNGGLEEPFAGEDRELVSSPMVATYDKAPAMSAVAVTDTAIAAMQKGIYSLVVINYANPDMVGHTGQIEPTIQAIETVDTCLGRLLEGVSKAGGTAIITADHGNAEYMLDEAGNSWTAHTTNPVPLILVEGERVKIPGHGTDVELRSDGKLADIAPTILDILQLPQPPEMTGRSLLQPAEYNVQRPRTRIPVGLN, encoded by the coding sequence ATGACCAAAGCACCTGTTGCTCCTGTGGTGCTAGTCATTTTAGACGGATGGGGCTACTGCGAGGAGACGCGAGGAAATGCTATTGCTGCTTCTAAAACGCCAGTGATGGAGAGTTTATGGGCAGCTTACCCGCACACCCTCATCCACACATCAGGGAAAGCCGTAGGATTGCCAGAAGGTCAAATGGGCAACTCAGAAGTTGGTCATTTGAACATTGGTGCTGGGCGAGTCGTACCACAGGAATTGGTACGAATCTCCGATGCAGTGGAGGATGGTTCTATCCTCAGCAACTCAGCTCTTGTCAAAATTTGCCAGGAAGTTCGCAGTCGGAATGGCAAGCTACATTTAGTAGGGCTTTGTTCTGAGGGGGGTGTACACTCGCATATCACCCATCTATTCGGACTAATTGACTTAGCCAAAGATCAGCGAATTTCTGAAGTTTGTATTCATGCCATTACTGATGGTCGTGATACTGCACCAACAGATGGTATAAAAGCAATCAGCGCCATAGAGGACTACATAAATCATGTAGGAATTGGACGCATTGTTACCGTGAGCGGTCGTTACTACGCAATGGATCGCGATCGCCGTTGGGATCGGGTACAACGCGCCTATGATGTGATGACGCAAGCTGGTGCAGGAGACGGACGCAAAGCTGTAGATGTCTTGCAAACATCCTACGCTGAGGGGGTGACTGATGAATTTATCGCTCCAGTTCGGATTGCTCCTGGTACTATCGAGCCAGGAGACGGGGTGATATTTTTTAACTTCCGTCCAGACCGTGCTAGACAGTTAACCCAATCCTTTGTTAGTCCAAATTTTACAGGTTTTGAAAGACAGCAAATTAAACCCCTGTCTTTTGTTACATTTACACAGTACGATTCTGACTTGCCCGTATCTGTAGCCTTCGAGCCACAGAACCTAAGCAATATTCTGGGTGAAGTCATCGCCAATCACGGTTTAAAGCAGTTTCGCACCGCCGAAACCGAAAAGTATGCCCATGTCACCTATTTCTTTAACGGTGGCTTAGAGGAACCCTTTGCTGGGGAAGACAGGGAACTTGTCAGCAGTCCGATGGTAGCGACTTACGACAAAGCCCCAGCCATGTCAGCTGTCGCTGTGACAGATACTGCGATCGCCGCCATGCAAAAGGGAATATATTCTCTAGTGGTGATTAACTACGCTAACCCAGACATGGTTGGGCATACTGGTCAAATAGAACCCACCATTCAAGCCATTGAAACAGTTGATACTTGTTTGGGTCGCTTGTTAGAAGGTGTGAGCAAAGCTGGCGGTACAGCAATTATTACCGCCGACCACGGCAACGCAGAGTATATGCTAGATGAAGCAGGTAATTCTTGGACTGCTCACACAACTAACCCAGTCCCTCTAATTTTAGTGGAAGGTGAAAGAGTCAAAATACCTGGGCATGGTACTGATGTCGAACTACGTAGCGATGGCAAACTAGCCGACATTGCACCCACGATTCTCGATATTTTACAGCTGCCTCAACCACCAGAAATGACAGGGCGATCGCTCCTCCAACCAGCAGAATATAACGTGCAGCGTCCCCGCACTCGTATACCTGTAGGTCTGAATTAA
- a CDS encoding ABC-F family ATP-binding cassette domain-containing protein: MLRLEHISKIYPTGEVLKDINWEVKPGDRIGLVGVNGAGKSTQLKIITGEMEPTAGEIIRPASLHIAYLNQEFEVDPSRTVREEFWTVFKEANQVQLALTQVQHDMQTATPEELDELIHKMDRLQRQFEALDGYGLEARIGKILPEMGFEQEDGDRLVSAFSGGWQMRMSLGKILLQAPDILLLDEPTNHLDLETIEWLENYLKKLTTPMVIVSHDREFLDRLCTQIVETERGVSSTYLGNYTAYLEQKAESQLAQLSAYERQQKEIEKQQAFVDRFRASATRSTQAKSREKQLDKIERIEAPVAGVRTLHFRFPPAPRSGREVVKIKDLTHIYDDKILFLGANLLIERGDRIAFLGPNGAGKSTLLRIIMGLEPATEGSVAIGEHGVIPGYFEQNQAEALDLKKTVMETIHDEVPDWKNEEVRTLLGKFLFTGDTVFKRVESLSGGEKARLALAKMLLRPANLVILDEPTNHLDIPAKEMLEEALQNYDGTAIVVSHDRYFISQVANKIVEIRDGEFRVYLGDYHYYLDKIAEEKEAARLEAIAAEKAAKKAAKSAKTAAKKK, translated from the coding sequence ATGCTGCGATTAGAACATATTAGTAAAATTTATCCTACAGGCGAAGTTCTAAAAGATATCAACTGGGAAGTAAAACCAGGCGATCGCATTGGTTTAGTCGGTGTCAACGGTGCTGGTAAATCAACTCAGCTAAAAATCATTACTGGGGAAATGGAACCGACAGCAGGGGAAATTATCCGCCCTGCTAGTTTGCACATAGCTTACCTCAACCAAGAGTTTGAAGTAGACCCCAGCCGCACCGTCAGAGAAGAATTTTGGACAGTATTCAAGGAAGCTAACCAAGTACAATTAGCTTTAACCCAAGTGCAGCATGATATGCAAACAGCGACTCCAGAAGAACTGGATGAGCTAATCCATAAAATGGATCGTTTGCAGCGTCAGTTTGAAGCTTTGGATGGCTACGGTTTAGAAGCACGCATCGGGAAGATTCTCCCAGAAATGGGATTTGAGCAAGAAGATGGCGATCGCCTCGTCAGCGCTTTCTCTGGTGGCTGGCAAATGCGGATGAGTTTGGGTAAGATTCTTCTGCAAGCGCCAGATATACTACTGCTGGACGAACCGACTAACCACTTAGACTTAGAAACTATTGAGTGGTTAGAAAATTACCTCAAAAAGCTGACTACCCCGATGGTGATAGTTTCCCATGACCGGGAGTTCCTTGACCGCCTCTGCACCCAAATTGTGGAAACTGAACGCGGTGTTTCTAGTACTTACCTGGGTAACTACACAGCCTACCTAGAACAAAAAGCTGAAAGTCAGTTAGCACAATTAAGCGCTTACGAACGTCAGCAAAAAGAAATTGAGAAACAACAAGCCTTTGTTGATAGATTCCGCGCCAGTGCTACCCGCAGTACCCAAGCTAAAAGCCGCGAGAAGCAACTAGATAAAATCGAACGTATCGAAGCGCCTGTAGCTGGGGTAAGAACCTTGCACTTCCGCTTTCCTCCCGCACCCCGTAGTGGACGCGAGGTTGTGAAAATCAAGGATTTAACACATATCTACGACGACAAGATTTTGTTCTTGGGTGCAAATCTGTTGATTGAAAGAGGCGATCGCATCGCTTTCTTAGGCCCCAACGGTGCAGGAAAATCAACCCTATTGCGAATAATTATGGGTTTAGAACCAGCTACCGAAGGTAGCGTTGCAATAGGGGAACACGGTGTTATTCCTGGTTACTTCGAGCAGAATCAAGCTGAAGCTTTGGACTTGAAAAAAACCGTCATGGAAACTATTCATGATGAAGTTCCTGACTGGAAAAACGAAGAAGTCCGCACACTTTTAGGTAAATTTTTATTTACAGGTGATACCGTATTTAAGCGAGTTGAATCATTAAGTGGAGGAGAAAAAGCGCGTTTAGCATTAGCTAAAATGCTCTTGCGTCCTGCTAACTTAGTCATTCTCGATGAGCCTACTAACCACCTAGATATTCCAGCAAAAGAAATGCTCGAAGAAGCATTACAAAATTATGATGGTACGGCAATTGTCGTTTCTCACGACCGTTATTTTATCTCCCAGGTAGCCAACAAAATTGTTGAAATTCGGGATGGAGAGTTCCGTGTATATCTAGGTGATTACCACTATTATCTGGATAAAATTGCGGAGGAAAAAGAAGCCGCCAGACTAGAGGCGATCGCAGCCGAAAAAGCAGCGAAAAAAGCGGCTAAATCTGCTAAAACTGCCGCAAAGAAGAAGTAA
- a CDS encoding IS701 family transposase: MDVELQILKHLPRDAQPTVALVDEYCAEYKDLFKEVRNYECFKYLHLGIISPIKRKSLPEIAKVVSINSAQSLHHFMANSDWSVKKLKNRRLKKLKRALNGQAITVVIDETGDRKKGKKTDYVARQYLGSVGKVDNGIVTVNAYGVYDNITFPLCFKVFKPKGTLKEGDKYKTKIELASEIITELINQGFNIELVLADSLYGESSEFIKKLNEYELAYVVAIRSNHGVWLPASQSVRANKWCKFERTFSNQKSETRYIREIVYGKRRAITYWEITTDPETMPENSTTFIMTNLQGDLKKTLGDLYGLRTWVEYGFRQCKQELGWTDYRLTNFQHIEKWWEIIFCVYTMISLNSPAFLALTQKSEITPQIKQTSSADFSHHQQWNHGCGWKNTLNNFRLIVQPLLLFWLVYPWINIFPNSNLFLGFNHLINAMNQFKPFYASG; the protein is encoded by the coding sequence ATGGATGTAGAATTACAAATCCTGAAACATCTGCCAAGGGATGCCCAGCCAACAGTTGCGCTCGTAGATGAATATTGTGCAGAGTACAAAGACCTGTTTAAAGAAGTAAGAAATTATGAATGCTTCAAATATTTGCATTTAGGGATAATTTCGCCAATAAAAAGAAAATCACTACCAGAAATAGCCAAAGTAGTAAGTATAAACTCGGCACAATCATTACATCATTTTATGGCTAATTCAGATTGGTCAGTAAAGAAATTAAAGAACCGAAGATTAAAGAAGTTAAAGAGAGCATTAAATGGTCAGGCGATAACCGTAGTAATAGATGAAACGGGAGATAGGAAAAAAGGTAAAAAGACAGATTATGTAGCAAGACAATATCTAGGAAGCGTAGGAAAAGTAGATAATGGAATAGTGACAGTCAATGCCTATGGAGTTTATGACAATATAACATTTCCATTATGTTTCAAAGTATTTAAACCGAAGGGGACGCTCAAAGAAGGAGATAAATATAAAACCAAAATAGAATTAGCGTCAGAAATTATTACAGAATTAATTAATCAGGGATTTAATATTGAATTGGTACTAGCGGATAGTTTGTATGGTGAAAGTAGCGAATTCATTAAAAAACTAAATGAATATGAATTAGCTTATGTTGTAGCAATTAGAAGTAATCATGGAGTCTGGCTGCCAGCGTCGCAGAGCGTTAGAGCTAATAAGTGGTGCAAATTTGAGAGAACATTTAGTAATCAAAAATCTGAAACTAGATACATTCGAGAGATAGTTTATGGTAAAAGAAGAGCCATAACATACTGGGAAATAACTACTGACCCAGAAACAATGCCGGAAAATTCTACAACATTTATCATGACGAATCTTCAAGGGGATCTCAAGAAAACTTTAGGCGACCTATATGGATTAAGAACATGGGTAGAATATGGATTTCGGCAGTGTAAACAAGAATTAGGCTGGACAGATTATCGATTGACTAATTTCCAACATATTGAGAAATGGTGGGAGATTATTTTCTGTGTTTACACCATGATTAGCTTAAATTCTCCAGCTTTTTTAGCTTTAACTCAAAAGAGTGAAATTACACCACAGATAAAACAAACTAGCTCTGCCGATTTTTCTCATCATCAGCAATGGAATCATGGTTGTGGATGGAAGAATACTTTAAATAATTTTCGTCTAATTGTCCAACCGCTTTTACTATTTTGGTTAGTTTATCCCTGGATAAATATTTTTCCTAATTCCAATTTATTTCTAGGTTTCAATCATTTAATTAACGCAATGAATCAATTTAAACCCTTTTACGCTTCTGGATAA
- a CDS encoding Rpn family recombination-promoting nuclease/putative transposase translates to MASEWTAAILYPSRNVDTVNIKHYREFFISQRVMRIYLDELTDANSLPISLATVKLIVTPEDTATVEARELIARTKSEINSPTKQQELLQLIETILLYKLPTISREELEEMFTLSELRNTRYF, encoded by the coding sequence GTGGCATCAGAATGGACTGCTGCAATTTTATACCCAAGCCGGAATGTAGATACAGTAAATATCAAACATTATCGAGAATTTTTTATTAGTCAGCGAGTTATGCGGATTTATCTTGATGAATTAACAGATGCAAATTCGTTACCCATAAGTCTGGCTACTGTCAAATTGATCGTGACACCTGAAGATACAGCTACTGTAGAAGCAAGGGAGTTGATAGCAAGAACAAAATCAGAAATAAACTCACCAACTAAACAACAAGAATTATTACAATTGATAGAAACTATCCTGTTATACAAATTGCCCACAATTAGTAGGGAGGAGTTGGAAGAAATGTTTACCCTTAGTGAATTAAGGAATACCAGATATTTCTAG